A single window of Salvia splendens isolate huo1 chromosome 8, SspV2, whole genome shotgun sequence DNA harbors:
- the LOC121745314 gene encoding protein phosphatase 1 regulatory subunit 7, whose product MTALSSKKILQEKNTNDPNSITSLTLTHKALTDVSCLGEFKNLERLDLGFNNLTSLEGLKSCTNLKWLSVVQNKLESLKGIDGLNKLTVLNAGKNKLKSMDDVKSISSLRALILNDNEITSVCKLDQMKELNTLVLSRNPISSLGESLVKLKSITKLSLSNCQLQKIDSSLRSCLELKELRLAHNEIMTIPDELGHLVRLQNLDLGNNLIARWVNLKVLSSLVNLTNLNLQGNPLAEKENLLKKVKKLLPNLHVFNARPIDKIAAKVVPEIGAGLSVEAGNKPNLQSEDKIDQPIRNKKSNKAHPPSEGTDDLGSRNKRKELQDEKGMDNAENANMSAKKEKKRSKLQQDEINNVEAFNVNHEEANDVKHKKKKSRKTSEVDTINNTNCAEMDLLPTVAPENPTEAADSKLDRKMDQGTDDMSVVVTYPTKKKNKKKRDAVPDLLELSKVDDIGLGGPSAWGV is encoded by the exons ATGACCGCGCTGAGCTCCAAGAAAATTTTGCAAGAAAAGAACACAAACGACCCCAACTCAATTACCTCTCTTACTCTCACTCATAAAGCCCTTACTGAT GTTTCGTGTTTGGGTGAATTCAAAAATCTGGAAAGATTGGATCTTGGTTTCAATAACTTGACTTCGCTTGAG GGTTTAAAGTCATGTACCAATTTGAAGTGGTTATCAGTTGTGCAGAATAAGCTTGAGAGCTTGAAGGGCATTGATGGCCTAAATAAACTCACT GTACTAAATGCTGGCAAAAACAAGCTTAAGTCAATGGATGACGTAAAATCTATCTCAAGTCTGCGGGCGCTAATTTTGAATG ACAATGAAATCACTTCAGTTTGCAAGCTAGATCAGATGAAAGAGTTGAACACTCTAG TATTGTCCAGGAACCCAATCAGTTCGCTTGGTGAATCTTTGGTTAAACTGAAATCAATCACCAAA CTTTCTCTTTCTAACTGCCAACTGCAAAAAATTGATTCATCTCTTAGATCCTGCCTGGAGTTGAAGGAGCTTCGTTTAGCTCACAATGAAATTATG ACTATTCCTGATGAGCTCGGGCATTTGGTGAGACTTCAGAATCTAGACTTGGGGAACAATTTGATTGCAAGATGGGTGAATCTTAAG GTGCTTTCCTCATTAGTTAATTTGACAAATTTGAATCTGCAAGGAAACCCTCTTGCTGAAAAGGAAAATTTGCTAAAGAAA GTCAAAAAGCTATTGCCAAATTTGCACGTCTTCAATGCTAGACCAATCGACAAAATAGCTGCAAAAGTTGTGCCTGAAATTGGTGCTGGCTTATCAGTTGAGGCAGGTAATAAGCCGAATCTCCAAAGTGAAGATAAAATAGATCAGCCAATAAGAAACAAGAAGTCAAACAAAGCTCATCCTCCGAGTGAAGGTACGGATGATCTGGGCTCGAGGAATAAGAGGAAAGAACTACAAGATGAAAAAGGTATGGATAACGCTGAGAATGCCAATATGTCAGCcaagaaagagaagaaaaggTCGAAGTTGCAACAGGATGAAATCAATAATGTGGAGGCTTTCAACGTCAACCATGAGGAAGCAAATGATGTAAAGCacaagaagaagaaatcaagaaaaacaTCCGAAGTAGATACCATAAATAACACTAACTGTGCAGAAATGGATCTTTTACCAACGGTTGCTCCTGAGAACCCCACAGAGGCTGCTGACAGTAAGCTGGATCGCAAAATGGATCAAGGCACCGATGATATGAGCGTGGTGGTAACTTACCCAACcaagaagaagaacaagaagaaacGTGACGCTGTTCCTGATTTGCTTGAGCTGTCAAAGGTTGATGATATCGGGTTAGGAGGGCCTTCAGCTTGGGGCGTGTAA
- the LOC121744334 gene encoding mRNA-decapping enzyme-like protein isoform X1: MSKRKEKVKPNLDEQITKHLNLTVLQRIDHCVQEIIAGATHVAIYEFDIDTSEWSRKNVQGTLFVVKRNTEPHFQFLVMNRQSTENLVESLWGDFEYEVHGPYVLYRNHCKEVNGIWFYDTKECEEISNLFGRILNEYYEEPTKLKVSSREIKVEKDDTLEPSSTAIAKVEKDDQSCVKIPSLSQSSTALVSDPPTSLPAPAHVTSPTVKFPVVENSEPEVSKACRTDLVKPSSFLSPRPSSSHVMPPITSFAPPPPTSPLISPGNLKRPYGTLLLPLFPPPTSPQSLTPTYAPTYMQFSREKVRKALQSLIQVCGPPEYLLSLHSNGYDLL; encoded by the exons ATGTCGAAGAGGAAGGAGAAAGTGAAACCGAACCTGGATGAGCAGATCACCAAACATCTGAATCTGACCGTGCTGCAGAGGATCGATCATTGCGTTCAGGAGATCATTGCCGGCGCTACTCATGTCGCCATCTACGAATTTGACATCGACACTTCGGAGTGG AGTCGGAAGAATGTTCAAGGCACACTTTTCGTTGTGAAAAG GAATACCGAACCGCACTTCCAATTTCTAGTAATGAATCGTCAAAGCACAG AAAACCTAGTGGAGAGTCTCTGGGGAGATTTTGAGTATGAAGTGCATGGTCCATACGTGTTATACAGAAACCACTGTAAAGAGGTAAATGGAATATGGTTCTATGATACGAAGGAGTGTGAGGAGATTTCAAATCTGTTTGGCAG AATACTTAATGAATATTACGAGGAGCCGACAAAGTTGAAAGTGTCATCAAGAGAAAT AAAAGTTGAAAAGGATGACACCCTAGAGCCATCATCTACTGCTATCGCTAAAGTTGAAAAGGATGATCAATCTTGTGTAAAAATCCCCAGT cTGTCCCAGTCCTCAACAGCTCTTGTTTCTGATCCTCCCACTTCACTACCAGCTCCAGCTCATGTGACATCTCCTACCGTAAAATTTCCCGTTGTTGAAAACTCTGAACCTGAGGTTTCTAAGGCATGCAGGACTGATCTGGTGAAGCCATCTTCATTTTTAAGCCCACGTCCTTCTTCTTCACATGTTATGCCACCCATAACTTCATTTGCTCCCCCTCCACCAACATCTCCTCTCATTTCTCCTGGAAATCTGAAACGGCCTTATGGAACACTTTTACTTCCACTGTTCCCACCACCAACATCCCCACAATCACTCACGCCAACTTATGCTCCTACATACATGCAATTCAGCAGAGAAAAGGTCAGGAAAGCACTTCAATCGCTTATTCAGGTATGTGGTCCACCCGAATATCTCCTCTCACTTCATTCCAATGGGTATGATTTGCTTTAG
- the LOC121744002 gene encoding uncharacterized protein LOC121744002: MAKDKKFSWGSALVGAAAASAAALVMSSKPRDPAFHLISIDVTSFKLNFPVLDAEAVLTVHVTNPNVAPIRYSDSVMSIRYAGALLGSAPVEAGSQPPRSCQLLRLPARLSGLQLAQRAKSFAADLGRREMLLESTVDIAGSAKVLWWNHGFKVHVYSHVIVDPVYLDVIGQENKSKLELFVNS; the protein is encoded by the coding sequence ATGGCGAAAGACAAGAAGTTCAGCTGGGGCTCGGCCCTGGTCGGCGCTGcggccgcctccgccgccgccctGGTCATGTCCTCGAAGCCCCGGGACCCGGCGTTCCACCTCATCTCCATCGACGTCACCTCCTTCAAGCTCAACTTCCCAGTCCTCGACGCCGAGGCCGTCCTGACCGTCCACGTCACCAACCCCAACGTGGCCCCCATCCGCTACTCCGACTCCGTGATGTCCATCCGCTACGCCGGCGCCCTCCTCGGCTCCGCTCCCGTGGAGGCCGGCTCGCAGCCACCGCGCTCCTGCCAGCTGCTGCGGCTGCCGGCGCGGCTCAGCGGCCTCCAGCTCGCCCAACGCGCCAAGAGCTTCGCGGCGGACTTGGGGCGGCGGGAGATGCTGCTGGAATCCACCGTCGACATCGCCGGCTCCGCTAAGGTGCTGTGGTGGAACCACGGCTTCAAGGTCCACGTATACAGCCACGTCATCGTCGATCCGGTTTATCTCGATGTAATTGGTCAGGAAAATAAATCCAAGCTGGAATTGTTTGTCAATTCATGA
- the LOC121744000 gene encoding N-carbamoylputrescine amidase → MAKSRIVTVSALQFACTDDVLTNVETAERLVRAAHKKGANIILIQELFEIYYFCQAQKEDFFHRAKPRKEHPTILRMQKLAKELGVVIPVSFFEEANNAHYNSVVVIDADGTELGLYRKSHIPDGPGYQEKFYFNPGDTGFKAFQTKFAKIGVGICWDQWFPEAARAMVLQGAEILFYPTAIGSEPQDDGLDSRDHWKRVMQGHAGANLVPLVASNRIGKEIIDTEHGKSEITFYGNSFIAGPTGELIANADDKDEAILVAEFDLDKIKSKRHSWGIFRDRRPDLYKVLLTLDGSNISL, encoded by the exons ATGGCAAAAAGCAGGATAGTTACTGTCTCCGCGCTGCAATTCGCTTGCACCGATGATGTTCTCACAAACGTCGAAACAGCAGAAAG GTTGGTTAGAGCAGCTCATAAGAAGGGGGCTAATATTATTCTGATACAG GAGTTATTTGAAATCTATTACTTTTGTCAAGCACAAAAGGAAGACTTCTTTCATCGAGCTAAACCTCGTAAGGAGCACCCAACTATACTGAG GATGCAGAAACTGGCAAAAGAATTGGGAGTAGTAATTCCAGTTAGCTTTTTTGAGGAGGCAAACAACGCACATTATAATTCAGTAGTTGTGATTGATGCTGATGGGACAGAGCTTGGACTATACAGGAAATCCCACATTCCAGATGGGCCAG GGTACCAGGAGAAGTTTTATTTCAACCCAGGCGACACTGGTTTTAAG GCCTTCCAAACTAAATTCGCCAAAATTGGAGTTG GTATTTGCTGGGATCAGTGGTTTCCAGAGGCAGCTCGAGCCATGGTTCTTCAAGGGGCAGAAATATTGTTCTATCCTACTGCCATTGGTTCTGAGCCTCAAGATGATGGCCTAGATTCTCGAGATCACTGGAAACGGGTGATGCAAGGCCATGCTGGAGCTAATTTG GTACCTTTAGTTGCATCAAACCGCATCGGTAAGGAAATCATAGATACTGAACATGGCAAGAGTGAGATCACATTTTACGGGAATTCGTTTATAGCAG GCCCCACTGGAGAATTGATTGCTAATGCTGATgataaagatgaagcaattctTGTTGCAGAATTTGATCTGGACAAGATCAAATCCAAGAGACATAGTTGGGGGATATTTCGCGATAGACGCCCAGATTTATATAAGGTTCTTCTGACGTTGGATGGCAGTAACATTTCCCTCTGA
- the LOC121744334 gene encoding mRNA-decapping enzyme-like protein isoform X3, with protein sequence MQITISVYRVYFCCFRNTEPHFQFLVMNRQSTENLVESLWGDFEYEVHGPYVLYRNHCKEVNGIWFYDTKECEEISNLFGRILNEYYEEPTKLKVSSREIKVEKDDTLEPSSTAIAKVEKDDQSCVKIPSLSQSSTALVSDPPTSLPAPAHVTSPTVKFPVVENSEPEVSKACRTDLVKPSSFLSPRPSSSHVMPPITSFAPPPPTSPLISPGNLKRPYGTLLLPLFPPPTSPQSLTPTYAPTYMQFSREKVRKALQSLIQVCGPPEYLLSLHSNGYDLL encoded by the exons ATGCAAATCACTATTTCTGTATATCGTGTCTATTTTTGCTGTTTCAGGAATACCGAACCGCACTTCCAATTTCTAGTAATGAATCGTCAAAGCACAG AAAACCTAGTGGAGAGTCTCTGGGGAGATTTTGAGTATGAAGTGCATGGTCCATACGTGTTATACAGAAACCACTGTAAAGAGGTAAATGGAATATGGTTCTATGATACGAAGGAGTGTGAGGAGATTTCAAATCTGTTTGGCAG AATACTTAATGAATATTACGAGGAGCCGACAAAGTTGAAAGTGTCATCAAGAGAAAT AAAAGTTGAAAAGGATGACACCCTAGAGCCATCATCTACTGCTATCGCTAAAGTTGAAAAGGATGATCAATCTTGTGTAAAAATCCCCAGT cTGTCCCAGTCCTCAACAGCTCTTGTTTCTGATCCTCCCACTTCACTACCAGCTCCAGCTCATGTGACATCTCCTACCGTAAAATTTCCCGTTGTTGAAAACTCTGAACCTGAGGTTTCTAAGGCATGCAGGACTGATCTGGTGAAGCCATCTTCATTTTTAAGCCCACGTCCTTCTTCTTCACATGTTATGCCACCCATAACTTCATTTGCTCCCCCTCCACCAACATCTCCTCTCATTTCTCCTGGAAATCTGAAACGGCCTTATGGAACACTTTTACTTCCACTGTTCCCACCACCAACATCCCCACAATCACTCACGCCAACTTATGCTCCTACATACATGCAATTCAGCAGAGAAAAGGTCAGGAAAGCACTTCAATCGCTTATTCAGGTATGTGGTCCACCCGAATATCTCCTCTCACTTCATTCCAATGGGTATGATTTGCTTTAG
- the LOC121744001 gene encoding casparian strip membrane protein 2-like, with protein sequence MERSGETAINIPESNSAKHKSVPLASATTKAVPLPQPAWKRGVSIFDFILRVCALVAALAATATMGTTDQTLPFFTQFFQFQASYDDLPTFTFFVVANAIASGYLLLSMPFSIVAIVRPHAAGVKLLLLILDTVVMAFTTAAAAAATAIVYLAHNGNSNTNWFAICQQFNDFCQRVSGAVVGSFIAAVILICLVVLSAVALRRH encoded by the exons atggaacgCAGCGGCGAAACAGCCATTAACATCCCGGAATCCAACTCGGCCAAGCACAAGAGCGTCCCCTTGGCCAGTGCCACCACTAAGGCGGTTCCACTTCCACAGCCGGCATGGAAGCGAGGAGTTTCCATCTTCGACTTCATCTTGAGGGTGTGCGCCCTCGTGGCCGCCCTAGCTGCCACTGCCACCATGGGCACCACTGACCAGACTCTTCCCTTCTTCACTCAGTTCTTCCAGTTCCAAGCCAGCTACGACGACCTCCCCACTTTCAC ATTCTTCGTGGTGGCGAATGCTATAGCAAGTGGCTACTTGCTCCTATCCATGCCTTTCTCCATTGTCGCCATTGTTCGCCCCCACGCAGCTGGAGTCAagcttctcctcctcatccttGATACC GTGGTGATGGCATTCACAACGgccgcagcagcagcagccacgGCCATTGTGTACCTGGCCCACAACGGGAACTCCAACACCAACTGGTTCGCCATCTGCCAGCAGTTCAACGACTTCTGCCAGCGCGTAAGTGGCGCCGTCGTAGGTTCCTTCATAGCTGCTGTCATACTCATCTGCTTGGTTGTGCTCTCTGCCGTCGCTCTTCGCAGGCACTGA
- the LOC121743999 gene encoding mitochondrial fission protein ELM1-like, which translates to MKPIRLPEPPGSPKPMGGVPDIFDGGVYGVVRRAVVIGNGFPASENQSMGLVRALGLSDKQTRYRVMRPTGGINEWLHWLPVSIHKKLYFVISRIYWYSNFLITRRGRKLAHFPAGNGAGVGLSSVLDADVKNIVKMAKETFEKDGPLLVVASGRDTISIASSIKRLASDNVFVVQVQHPRSHLDRFDMVITPKHDYYSLTPQAQEQVPRFLRKWITPHDPPADHVVLTVGALHQIDSAVLRSEANAWHHEFAPLPKPLLVVNFGGPTRYCRYSTDLAKQLISSLHNVLTSCGSVRISFSRRTPEKVSKLVRKELGTHPKIYIWDGEGPNPHLGHLAWADSFIITADSVSMLSEACSTGKPVYVVGAERCTWKLVEFHKKLRERGLVRPFTGFEDMSETWGYPPLNDTAEAASRVHKALAERGWRIQP; encoded by the exons ATGAAGCCAATTAGGCTTCCGGAGCCGCCAGGAAGCCCGAAGCCGATGGGCGGAGTGCCAGACATATTCGATGGCGGCGTTTACGGCGTCGTCCGCCGCGCGGTCGTAATCGGGAACGGTTTTCCGGCGTCGGAGAACCAGAGCATGGGATTGGTTCGAGCACTTGGCTTAAGTGATAAGCAGACGCGCTAT CGTGTTATGAGACCAACAGGAGGAATCAATGAGTGGCTTCACTGGCTTCCAGTTTCTATCCATAAGAAATTGTACTTTGTCATTAGCCGGATATATTGGtattcaaattttttaattacCAGAAGAGGGAGGAAATTGGCACATTTTCCTGCTGGGAATGGCGCTGGTGTGGGCCTGTCATCAGTGTTGGATGCTGATGTAAAAAATATTGTCAAAATGGCTAAGGAGACTTTTGAGAA GGATGGCCCACTTCTTGTGGTTGCATCTGGCAGAGATACAATTTCAATTGCGAGCTCTATAAAAAGATTGGCATCTGACAACGTGTTTGTTGTCCAG GTTCAGCATCCACGGTCCCATTTGGACAGATTTGATATGGTGATAACCCCAAAACATGATTATTACTCATTGACCCCACAGGCACAGGAACAGGTTCCTCGCTTTCTTCGGAAATGGATAACACCGCATGACCCTCCTGCTGATCATGTC GTCCTCACAGTAGGAGCACTTCATCAAATAGATTCTGCTGTACTTCGTAGTGAAGCTAATGCCTGGCACCATGAGTTTGCACCTCTGCCTAAGCCATTGCTTGTAGTCAACTTCGGAGGTCCCACAA GGTACTGCAGATATAGCACAGACCTTGCAAAACAGCTGATATCATCCCTTCACAATGTTCTCACAAGCTGTGGAAGTGTCAGGATATCTTTCTCAAGGCGGACACCTGAAAAG GTTTCTAAGTTAGTAAGAAAAGAACTTGGAACTCATCCTAAGATCTACATATGGGATGGTGAAG GACCTAATCCACATTTGGGACATCTTGCTTGGGCTGATTCTTTTATTATCACGGCTGATTCAGTTAGCATGTTGAGCGAGGCTTGCAGCACCGG GAAGCCTGTTTATGTTGTTGGAGCTGAACGATGCACTTGGAAACTAGTGGAATTCCATAAGAAGCTAAGGGAAAGAGGCCTGGTCAGACCATTTACAGGTTTTGAGGAT ATGTCAGAAACCTGGGGTTACCCTCCTCTGAACGATACTGCTGAGGCAGCAAGCCGGGTGCATAAAGCACTTGCTGAGCGAGGATGGAGAATACAACCATAA
- the LOC121744334 gene encoding mRNA-decapping enzyme-like protein isoform X2 codes for MSKRKEKVKPNLDEQITKHLNLTVLQRIDHCVQEIIAGATHVAIYEFDIDTSEWSRKNVQGTLFVVKRNTEPHFQFLVMNRQSTENLVESLWGDFEYEVHGPYVLYRNHCKEVNGIWFYDTKECEEISNLFGRILNEYYEEPTKLKVSSREIKVEKDDTLEPSSTAIAKVEKDDQSCVKIPSLSQSSTALVSDPPTSLPAPAHVTSPTVKFPVVENSEPEVSKACRTDLVKPSSFLSPRPSSSHVMPPITSFAPPPPTSPLISPGNLKRPYGTLLLPLFPPPTSPQSLTPTYAPTYMQFSREKVRKALQSLIQDNQFIEIVYRAVMNATED; via the exons ATGTCGAAGAGGAAGGAGAAAGTGAAACCGAACCTGGATGAGCAGATCACCAAACATCTGAATCTGACCGTGCTGCAGAGGATCGATCATTGCGTTCAGGAGATCATTGCCGGCGCTACTCATGTCGCCATCTACGAATTTGACATCGACACTTCGGAGTGG AGTCGGAAGAATGTTCAAGGCACACTTTTCGTTGTGAAAAG GAATACCGAACCGCACTTCCAATTTCTAGTAATGAATCGTCAAAGCACAG AAAACCTAGTGGAGAGTCTCTGGGGAGATTTTGAGTATGAAGTGCATGGTCCATACGTGTTATACAGAAACCACTGTAAAGAGGTAAATGGAATATGGTTCTATGATACGAAGGAGTGTGAGGAGATTTCAAATCTGTTTGGCAG AATACTTAATGAATATTACGAGGAGCCGACAAAGTTGAAAGTGTCATCAAGAGAAAT AAAAGTTGAAAAGGATGACACCCTAGAGCCATCATCTACTGCTATCGCTAAAGTTGAAAAGGATGATCAATCTTGTGTAAAAATCCCCAGT cTGTCCCAGTCCTCAACAGCTCTTGTTTCTGATCCTCCCACTTCACTACCAGCTCCAGCTCATGTGACATCTCCTACCGTAAAATTTCCCGTTGTTGAAAACTCTGAACCTGAGGTTTCTAAGGCATGCAGGACTGATCTGGTGAAGCCATCTTCATTTTTAAGCCCACGTCCTTCTTCTTCACATGTTATGCCACCCATAACTTCATTTGCTCCCCCTCCACCAACATCTCCTCTCATTTCTCCTGGAAATCTGAAACGGCCTTATGGAACACTTTTACTTCCACTGTTCCCACCACCAACATCCCCACAATCACTCACGCCAACTTATGCTCCTACATACATGCAATTCAGCAGAGAAAAGGTCAGGAAAGCACTTCAATCGCTTATTCAG GACAATCAATTCATCGAGATTGTTTACAGAGCTGTGATGAATGCAACTGAAGATTGA